The following are from one region of the Heliangelus exortis chromosome 2, bHelExo1.hap1, whole genome shotgun sequence genome:
- the LOC139793159 gene encoding transthyretin-like isoform X2, whose product MAFHSLFLVFLAGLAFFSEAAPPLYPMASKKISTILMQAKNRAKARIPLPEGSFIPAKQATDAEILSSYLKDSADSKHPLIIKILDSVQGSPASNVPVKLYKEGSDGSWDLLNTIQTNANGELRDLITKEKFVAGIYKIELDTATYWKRMGLNPFHHHADVVFPANDAGFRHYTIAVLLSPFSYATTAVVTEPVE is encoded by the exons ATGGCTTTTCATTCtctatttcttgttttcttagCTGGCCTGGCATTTTTCTCCGAAGCTGCACCACCG CTCTATCCCATGGCAAGCAAGAAGATCTCAACAATCTTAATGCAAGCAAAGAACAGAGCCAAAGCCAGGATCCCTCTTCCAGAGGGTTCATTTATTCCAGCAAAGCAAGCTACAGATGCAG AAATTCTCTCTTCCTATCTGAAGGACTCTGCTGACTCCAAGCATCCTCTCATTATAAAAATTCTGGATTCAGTCCAAGGAAGTCCAGCTTCAAATGTTCCAGTTAAGTTATACAAAGAAGGTTCAGATGGATCTTGGGACCTGCTAAATACAAT ACAAACCAATGCCAATGGAGAGCTTCGTGACCTCataactaaagaaaaatttgtAGCAGGGATATACAAGATTGAGCTTGACACTGCCACTTACTGGAAGCGAATGGGCTTGAATCCCTTCCATCACCATGCTGAT gtggtCTTCCCAGCTAATGATGCTGGTTTTCGACATTACACCATTGCTGTTCTTCTCAGTCCCTTTTCATACGCAACTACAGCAGTAGTTACCGAGCCAGTGGAATAG
- the LOC139793159 gene encoding transthyretin-like isoform X3 has translation MAFHSLFLVFLAGLAFFSEAAPPDSADSKHPLIIKILDSVQGSPASNVPVKLYKEGSDGSWDLLNTIQTNANGELRDLITKEKFVAGIYKIELDTATYWKRMGLNPFHHHADVVFPANDAGFRHYTIAVLLSPFSYATTAVVTEPVE, from the exons ATGGCTTTTCATTCtctatttcttgttttcttagCTGGCCTGGCATTTTTCTCCGAAGCTGCACCACCG GACTCTGCTGACTCCAAGCATCCTCTCATTATAAAAATTCTGGATTCAGTCCAAGGAAGTCCAGCTTCAAATGTTCCAGTTAAGTTATACAAAGAAGGTTCAGATGGATCTTGGGACCTGCTAAATACAAT ACAAACCAATGCCAATGGAGAGCTTCGTGACCTCataactaaagaaaaatttgtAGCAGGGATATACAAGATTGAGCTTGACACTGCCACTTACTGGAAGCGAATGGGCTTGAATCCCTTCCATCACCATGCTGAT gtggtCTTCCCAGCTAATGATGCTGGTTTTCGACATTACACCATTGCTGTTCTTCTCAGTCCCTTTTCATACGCAACTACAGCAGTAGTTACCGAGCCAGTGGAATAG
- the LOC139793159 gene encoding transthyretin-like isoform X1 — protein sequence MAFHSLFLVFLAGLAFFSEAAPPLYPMASKKISTILMQAKNRAKARIPLPEGSFIPAKQATDAELGNGKSRPLFNPAFKQDSADSKHPLIIKILDSVQGSPASNVPVKLYKEGSDGSWDLLNTIQTNANGELRDLITKEKFVAGIYKIELDTATYWKRMGLNPFHHHADVVFPANDAGFRHYTIAVLLSPFSYATTAVVTEPVE from the exons ATGGCTTTTCATTCtctatttcttgttttcttagCTGGCCTGGCATTTTTCTCCGAAGCTGCACCACCG CTCTATCCCATGGCAAGCAAGAAGATCTCAACAATCTTAATGCAAGCAAAGAACAGAGCCAAAGCCAGGATCCCTCTTCCAGAGGGTTCATTTATTCCAGCAAAGCAAGCTACAGATGCAG AATTAGGTAATGGAAAGTCAAGACCCTTATTCAACCCTGCTTTTAAACAG GACTCTGCTGACTCCAAGCATCCTCTCATTATAAAAATTCTGGATTCAGTCCAAGGAAGTCCAGCTTCAAATGTTCCAGTTAAGTTATACAAAGAAGGTTCAGATGGATCTTGGGACCTGCTAAATACAAT ACAAACCAATGCCAATGGAGAGCTTCGTGACCTCataactaaagaaaaatttgtAGCAGGGATATACAAGATTGAGCTTGACACTGCCACTTACTGGAAGCGAATGGGCTTGAATCCCTTCCATCACCATGCTGAT gtggtCTTCCCAGCTAATGATGCTGGTTTTCGACATTACACCATTGCTGTTCTTCTCAGTCCCTTTTCATACGCAACTACAGCAGTAGTTACCGAGCCAGTGGAATAG